The Primulina tabacum isolate GXHZ01 chromosome 1, ASM2559414v2, whole genome shotgun sequence genome contains the following window.
TCATATTTCTTAAGAATCCCATTGACAGATGAAATTGATTGAAGGGTTCTCTCTGAAAATCCTGAAGACTCAGTTTTATGCATGGATCTACACATACAGTCGTAGTTTTCTGGTGTAGCATCTTCAAGATTCACATGCAAAGACATGGAGCTGATCAATATTAAACTCGATAAATCTTTTTCTTGATTATGAACGAAAATCTTGGATCAGTCCCTGTTCAGTACCGAAGCTGATACTTTATGAGAATCTTGATGATGCTGCATCGGGAATAAACGACTACAAAGCCAGCTAAAAGGGTCGGTCTCAGGCACGTTGGATCAAAGATAGCAAAACCCACAGTTTCCCTGCTCTTGATATGATTCTGACAAGTAGGATTTTTGGTATTTTGTGTAAActgaatattttattaatttattttgttctTTAATTAACTGAGTTGGTTCTGTTTGAAGAAACTCCATTCTAAATACAGATCTTTTACCACTCCTCTATGAAGAAAAACCTTTCACGGAACTTTATTGTGTACagttcattttttttcttatatcaAGAAAATCAATCAATCGTCGTGGAGGGTAAATATACTTGTAATTCGTTTCATAATTTCCTCATAAGTACCAAGTATTTCATGCTTGTTACACATTATATTCTTTCTGATTTTACAGGGCATACTTTGTTGCCGTATCAATTGTGAATCCAAGGAAAAATCGAACTGGAAAGCGCTCATTTTGAGTTCAGCTTCAAACATGAATGATTTCAGCAAATTAAGATCAAATTCTGTGTGAAGAGGTAATCACTATGATTTATTACTTGTATTATTTTTCTTTCCGTTCATAATGTTTTCTTGTCTTATTTGGAGGAGATTCAAACTTGATTATCAAACAAAAATTCTTACAAAAAGTTGAGATTTTTCTCTTGAAACTCGAtcatttctttgaaaatttatttcaaCATGATAGTAATGTGTATAGGTAATGGCCGGGTCTTGCTTTTTCCACAAGCAGTCACGATCTGCGGTGCATTTGGACCTACACTCAAACCATCGCGCGACTTGGCCTACTCCTGCTATAAACTCCTCCTCGAAAAGTTTTTTTCATCAATTTCTAACCTCCTAATGCCACTGTTCCTTTGCCTTTCCCAATTACATCTATTTTTTGATGCAAGATTTCTACATTTGGTTAGTTTCCACATCTAACAGAAAAAGAATAGTAATAGCAGTAATCGACAATAAAATCCCATAATTCCCACATAATATTTTCAATCATAGAGCAACCTATAATTCTTGATAAATTATAAATGAAACTATAAATTTTAAGTCCTTTATTGATTTCTGCTTCGTTTATTGAATTTCCTGTTTCCTTTGTGTTCATACACATGGTAAAATTATTGATTGTACTTGTTTTTAAATTTACTTTCATTTGTTAATATCATTCATTAGCAAGAAAATAATGAGAGTACCTCGTTTCGTACTATCAGCATggcatgtatgtatgtatgtgtcCAATGATCCTTAAAAGCATGTAACTCTAAGTACATTAAATAAGAAGTTGTGGGCAAAAATTATCCTTGAAAGCATGCATGAATCAAGAATTCCATTAATTTTCCTTCAGTAAGTTTTCATTCTCTAATCATCGAAGGTTCACAGCTATCCGTATTGGCAAAAATATGTATATACATTGTGATAAAAACACGACTTTATTTATAACTCGAAAAAAAAAAGACGAACGCGTGTGAGATTGAAATATCATTTGATAATGCGAGAGATCTCAAGATTTCTCAAAACCTTAAGTAATGTGTGGCTCAAGTGCTTGAAATTgatttagaatatgatttaacATGAAGCATTTTGGTTCTTATACTTGAATTGTAACTATCGACTTGAGtacgaaaaataatttttttggttcATTAAAATTTTCGATGTGTGTGATAATCCACCTAATTTTAAAGTTTGATCTTGTtacacatattattttttttagttttcaGTCCTATTTTTCCAGAGTAATAACATGTCACCGGAAAATGCTCACTTGTCCGATGCCGCATCGACGACCAAAACCAAACTTTGAAGAATTAATCatcaacaaaaaaacaaaaatcgaACAAGTTAGTAGATaatgattttgaaatattttatatgatCAAAACATGTTATACatcacttgtttttttttttttacacatCTTAATCCTCTAAACCCTAAAATCCGACCAAGTGTACGGTTCAACTCGTGGTCACAAAATTACCATACATGAAACTTAACCGAGTCTGGCAATTAACCGAAAGTTTGTCCCCATGATTTgttaaatattttctcatttctccATCTATGAATCTTATCTTGCTGAGATTAAACTCATTTCATATGTAGTTGATTTCACCGAAGTATTGATATCTCGTTGGAAATGTATGCAGTATCTGATTTCATGTCAATAATGTCCGACATTATATCAACAATCCATCAAAAATTGAattataaatagaaaaaaagagtCAATTTATCGTACTAAAAACTAATTTTGACTAACTAAATAACTAATTAGACCAGCTTAGAGCACGATTGTGGAATTTTCCAAAGAAAATATTACTAGTGATGTAAAAATTATtcacaaaaactcttgtgagacggtctcacggatcaatttcgtgggtcgaatctcttatttgggtcatccataaaaaaatattactttttatgctaagagtattactttttattgtgaatatcgatagggttgagaccgtctcacagataaaaattcgtgagaccgtctcacaaaaaacttacTCAAAATTGTTATATGTTTACAAGCAAAATTATCTTTTGGAGGTATGAATTTGGTAAGAAGTCGGTGGAAAACCAAATGCGGATCTTAAACGCAAGGCAAGAAGGAAGCCAAGTCCTAGACATTGTACCAAGTTGTTCACTCGTATCCCTACACCAAACTCAATGTTGACATTGGTTAAACATGTAAAATCTAATGTCAttcaatttatattattattattattattattattatcatagaAAAGGAAGTGATATTTAagcttcatattttttttaagcttCATATTTTACTAATCACACTCCACGATTATTTTTTACTCTACAAGTTGAAAAAAGTACcccttaattatttaatttctttaaattattggaatactaatattatatactataaggcatagtttggtacatgggataagggagagattgataaataatcctcctTATCCCATGTTTGGTACCTTTTTAAAAAGGCCATgatattgataaataattttttagaaggataaaatgtcctttttattaggtgtgataattttaatttaatgataaaatacactacaaatgacttaattgccctcaatttataaatgatttttataaatctatgctagtaggtagaaattaaaatcaaataaatatttttatttatttttatatattatataatatgataattatataaatgaattcgagataattatataaataatttttataaatatcaataaaattattagtatcactcgattaaccttaaaaattgatatttgacttgactcacaaaatcaagggctcaattatcatattatataatatataaaattaggtaaaaataaataaatcatgcaagcactatcGGCGCATAAACAGATAAAAATataaactcaagcaacaactttgaaactataaaatttattatgataaggttaattttatcattacaatctaatatataaatttaatcactcttattaaaatcataccaaatattaaatataatatcctacatcttatttatccttaacttatcattatattatatatcacatgtttatcctatcatgtgtcAGTTACTAACTTCAATCATTAAAAAGTACTAAGCAAGAATCTTTACCAAAATTTACAATATCTATTTAAAACTAATGTTCATGtctcattaaaataaaaaaataatcgatataaatttttccttaaactagtttttatttcaatttttataatattctatttatttgcatcccaaatttttttatatatattattcagatgacaaaaatcaaaatgatattaaaaataaacacaATAGAGctacaaataataaaaaaatattgtatcaTGCAAATAAGTCAAGTAATATTAATCAGGAAATCCAAGttacaagaaaattttgaagattcaattttatttaaataccaAACAACCAATAAgtagttttattaatttttattccgatttttcttttctttttcgttTTTTCGTCGAATGAATCTCAAAActcgttttaaataattttgttgtTAAAATAGAATGTAGAATTGATAAATTTTACCGAATATTTGAGATATCATTACCATTTTAAGACTTGAGGAGTAATTAAGGGTGTTTttcttattaaaaataataaaagtaaaAGATTAGTAAAATGGCCTTATAGAAACTCCACTTTATGTTAAATGCATTCTATTTTTATGTCTAAAACGGAAAACCATCATGATTTGATACCCAAATAATGTGTAAATAATAAAGATTGGagtaaaataatattaacattataattattgttattattattactcaattatttttatattattactataaaataaagaaaaaccgTACAGTGGTCCTAGCGAATATAGAGGTGGTCCTAGATGCCTGCCGCATACGTTTTGTTTGGAATAAAAACGACGAGTAAAAAGAAGAGATTTTGCATGCAAAGGGACCATTTTTGGTAGGTTTCAACGTATAGATCAtatcaattttttcttttttgtgaCCAGAGCTTCTGGGAAGTCAAAAAAAAGAGTGGATCTCTTGGCCACCtctttttgtatatatatacatatatgtgtgtgtgtatatatatatatatatatatatacacacataaaTTTTAGCTTTTTTTCGTTACGTAAGTCATGATTGTCCCCAACTTGATCCACCTTTATCAAGAGCAAACAATTTGCTTGGTTACCAACTCAATAATAGATCAGACATTTCTGTTCAGGTCTGTCGAAAATGGAAGAGCAAGATATTGTATGTTAGTCTGAAGCCCATCTAAGATACGGCACAGCACAAACTCGAACTAGAATAAGGAGAGGTCTTCCACcaaattaaacataaaaatttgttCCAACACAGCCAGGCTAGGTTAGAAACATACACGATCATTCACTTAGGAGGGATAGCATCATATTGAAGTTCTGTGTGCATTTGCTTCATAAGTATCTCCTCAATCTCATCCACGAAGCTTGAGATATTCTGACGTATAGATGCATTCATCGAGTTCGCTGATTCCTACAAATTATAGGCACATAAGATCAGGCCAAGAAATCATTCAGTCCTTAAGAGTGTAGGCAAACAATATGTTTGATGAAACACAGATTTCATCGAGCTTTACAAAGTAGTTTTTCTAGATAGGCTTCGctcatttttaaaaacaaaattgcaCTGTGAAGCAATGATATATGATCTGATGAAAAGCAAGAATCAAGCACTAATACTGCTCACCACAACATTGCAAAGGCCAGCCAAAGAAATCTCTTTGGAGTGCTGGCTCGAGCCCTTACACCTATGCAATTAAACAGCAAAGTGTTTTCTCAAACAATAATGAGAATGTGATATAATTTGGCACGATACATACAGCAAAATCAAAGGGATTATACACAGTAGAATTCAAAGATTAGAACAGAAAACAAGGAAAAAAAGGTGAAAGTCATGAAAAGAAAGCTAAATTTGATACTTATCAGGAGTCGATCATTAAAATGGAAGAGACATGGATCTATCGTTCAAAATAATTATATGATGCTTAATTTACTCAGGTTTAGGTCTTCCTCATTCGCCATAACAAACTCTTCACGCGGCATGGATATTAATCAAAGAAAAGAGATCACATCTGATGCCAACTAGTTACTTTTTGTCGCGTCAATCATGCGTATTTTACAAACTAATTTAACAAATTAAGGATATTATCGTTTATATGAATTTTGCAATCAGTCATAATCCATAAGCCCCATTGTGGACCTCCTAGCATTTGTTAATGAACTTCATTTTGAACATGAAGCACCAAAGCCATTAGCATTTAGTAACTTCCGTAAACAAACATATTTGTTGCGTAGTAATATGTATAAAATAGCAAACACCTCTAATCACACTCAAAGGTTTCACCAAATATGACCATAACTATTATCTTCACCAGGTAATGTAAGTTTTAACTTTTGTCAAGCTTAGAATCCATATAAATATCGGAAATTTACAGGCCTAGAGGCAATCCATCTTATCAAAAAGGTTTACAGTCTGTGTacacatgaaaataaaaaaattgaaaagctacaaagaatgaaagaaagCACCAACCTGAAAAACTTTGCAGCATCAACAATATCACCTAAGTATATATCATCTGGGAAAACCTGCAGACATATCCAAGTCAGCAAATATAAGAATAATGTAACTAGTGATGATCTTAAAAATGACAACAACAATAACTTGCGAGGTCATCTTCAACTACTATCTCAAAAGTAACTTTCAATGACTTTAAGATAAACAAGGTTACAGAAAAACAGAGGAACTTGACAAAGAAGGCAAAGTAAATGTCCAGTAAGAACCACAAGATAAACAAAACACAGAACATCAAATACAGAGTGTTTGTGTCATCAGATTGCGTAAACGACAATAACTATGGCTCTTAGCATCATTACAGTGTAAAGCttatgtttaaagttcatgaacaTAAGAAAAAATCTCGAAATGCATGAAATGTTGTAAGATAGAATGTTTCAAGGTGAGGTTTTCTTGCTAAGAAAATTAGAGAAATACTACAATATCAATTAATATGATGTTGTGAGTTCTATTTATAGCCAGATGTTAGCCAGGAGTAGAGTCAATTACGTTGTGGACATCCAACTTTAAAAGAGAGAGGAGCAATAATTTTCAAGAAAGAGTTTTATAGGCAAATATCAGGCACTAAGGAATGACCCACGCCCATCAGGTATGCGGCAATGATCATGTATAACGGGATAAACTGTGATGTTTGAGTTCATTCAATATACTGAATAATTTTTCTTACGGGAATCATATGCAAAACAACACTTGTGTTATTTAGACAAGTTCTTGGCATTCACACCTTCAAAGAACTTAATGAGAAAATTATGTACCCTGGTAACTAATTTCAAGTATCAGATTCAGTTCCTGTAAGAATATTGTTACTACACATTTGATTGAGAAATGCATCACCTTCAATGACTTTAAAAAGTGTCCTTACCTCAACATTCTTTAGTTCAAAGGTTCCATCTATAATTTCTATTATCAGCTCATAATTCAGTTCAGGCTCAATGACACCTATTTCTTGCTGGCACAATACACTTTCTAAATTTGGGATGTGCATCTTCAAGGACAACCTAATGTGGTTTCGTTCAAATTAAATTACTCTGAGGCCAGTcaataaatcttcaattttcTCTGCGGCTTCAAACCTGTGGAGACAAGAGTAATCATATGTCAGATCTTGGATTAAAAAAGAATAATGGATTCCATTCTTTCTGAAAAGATAAAACCTCTGAATATTTGAATCCAGATCTTGCAATGACTTCAAAGTTGTTTTGTTCTTCTCAATCCGGTGATTGAGTTCCAACATCTTAAGGGGGAACAAAAAGGCAAAAACTTACTTAAAAACCGATTTAGCATGTCAAAAAAGAAATGCATCATTAGAGAAATGGTTTAATTacaatatcattcataattttcaacaaAACAATTTCAACGCAAATGCAAAAGGATCCATGTTTAAGACAAAACCACCATGAAGCTAAAAGTAGAATAACTGATAAATCATGGTCGTGTTACAATATTGCAGGTGCAACTGTGCGAAAGAAAATCACACATGAGGAAAACAAACTTTTAACCTCAGTCCTCAGAGATAGAAAGATATTCCTTTACTGAAACATGATGGAAAAATTTGTATATTAGTTCGTCAACAAAAATATAGAAAGGGCAAATGCTGTAATAAATAAACCTCAAAACTATAGTCATGTGCATTTGAAAGGGTTTCCTTATAAGCTGCCTCATGAGAGACATCTGTTTGTTTGTCCTGTTTTTCTTTGTCAAGTCTTTGCGCCATGAACAAAAAGTTTTTAGCAGAAGTACTGACAGATGATAACCAGGAAACAGATTCAAGACAAACTACAGTGAACCACATTTCTATTTGAGAGGTTGTGTTGACCACAAAATATATGTAATACAACTAATTTAGAGTAAAATACAAAGTGTATGTGGTTCCTTCCTTTCAAATCACCTTTCCTCGCCTTACATTCCCTCAACATGggggaaaaataaaaatgaaatgagGTTATCTTGGACACTAATATTAGGATAGATAAAGGTCTTGATCCATTAATAACAAGCAACTATAATGAAGCTCCATTATCTAGTTAGGACATGAAGATTCAAAGTTCAAGTAAAAATCGCTGCATGGTAGCTTTAAAATATGCTTCATATCAACAGTACAAGTTTTGAGTGCAAGACTTTAAGCCACCTCCAGATTGTTACTTATGCTTGTTTCATGAGAAAAATACCTACTCCGACATGCAACTAGTGCATTTAACATCTTGCctttatacacacacacacacatatcacTGTTTCAGTAGCTCGTAACAGAGAGAATcacaacaaaatatttaaaatagacAGTGTAATAAAACAcaaggcatgacaacaaacacaaaataaaaacatgacCTGTGACTCCATAAAGTCCGAGGAACGACTTAATTTCTCCTGTTCGCACTCCAATTTATCATTATCAGTAGAACCAACAACAAATAATTCTCATCGGAAACCACATTATTTGGGGTGAGGGGATGAGATAGGGGCCGACCGGAGGAAATATTTGTTTAGCTGGTGAAACTTAGATATTAAAAACAAACACGtaaaaatatgtatatttttagATTGAGAGGGTAGGGCCACCCTCGCACCTACTCGAATAAAAGAAAGGCCTTCTTACCTTCCACACATCTTCTTAAAAGCTCCATCATTTCACACTCAATATTTGCATTTTCTCCCTCTACTGCATTCAGTTATTTCTTCAGTTGCTCCAATAGTTCATCTATATTTTGAACATGATAAATCAACATTGAGTTTTAACAAAATGACAAATATCTAATGATATAAACACCTCTGTGGAAACCCAAATATCTGGTTGGTGGCGTCAGctaaaattctttaaaaaaatcatactgataaatgctttacaaaaatTATGAATCAGTCAAATGTAGCCAAATGAACATTCGTTATTGCAAATTGCAATCAAGTACTAGTTAAATAAAAACGACAGAAACAGTACATATGAAAAATGAATTTCTCACCCAGGTCTTCATTAGCCAAGAAGCTTACATCCCAAGAACACTCCAAGACTGCCTGACAACATTTTCTCTGAAAGATTTGAGAAGCTACCCAATTTTAACATcggaaaaacaaaacaaaaaatagaGAAGTGACGATCAAGCACACGAGAGTTTCCATTTCAATTACCTCAAGTTCGATTTTGACGTTGCTCAACAATTTTTCCGTAACAAGCATTCCAGCTATGTCTCTGCATAGCTCTAACTTTTCTCGAGTTACCACTTTTGTCAACATATCTGCTGGATTCTCCTTCGTATGAATCTTAACTAGTCTCAACAGTTGTCGATCCATAACTTCACGTATACAATGATATCGAATATCAATATGCTTTGTACGGGAATGGTACATGGAGTTCTTGCTTAAGTCGAGAGCACTTTGACTGTCACAATGTA
Protein-coding sequences here:
- the LOC142548722 gene encoding uncharacterized protein LOC142548722; the protein is MHIPNLESVLCQQEIGVIEPELNYELIIEIIDGTFELKNVEVFPDDIYLGDIVDAAKFFRCKGSSQHSKEISLAGLCNVVESANSMNASIRQNISSFVDEIEEILMKQMHTELQYDAIPPK